The DNA region CCTATTTGTGCTACTGCACTTATAAAAACTCCTAGTATTATTACATTTAAAATACTCATTCCACCTTGAGCTAAATCAAAATATCTATCTAGTAAAAATAAAGATAGAATTGTAAATATCGTTCCACCTATTGAGCCTTCAATAGATTTTTTTGGACTGATACTATTAAATCCCCTATTAAAAAACTTTCTTCCAATTCCCATTCCAACAAAATAAGCAAGACTATCACATACCCATACCATTATCTGAGCAGTTAAAAGCCATTTTCCACCATTAGGTAATAAGCTTATTAATAAAATATGTGAAAATAAGATACTTGGATATAGAGCTCCCAATAAAGTCTCTCCTAAATCCACACTTGAACTTTCAACTCTATTTTGAAGTACTCTTAAACTTATAGCTATAATTATAGCTATTGCTATTACTCCCTCTACTCCAAAAGATATCATATCTAGCTCTTTAAAAAATAGTACATTAGGAATTATTAAAGCTAATATTATCCCTAATAATTTATGTGGTTTCTTTCCACCCATCTCTGCCATCTGATAAAACTCATAAGCCCCAATTCCTACAATTATATTTGTAAATAACAGAAGTGGCAATCCTCCATAATACAAAACACCTATTAGAATAGGAATTCCTATTAGAGCTACAATTATTCTACTTAACATTATTTTACTCCTCCAAATCTTCTCTCTCTTTTATTATAACTCTCAATAGCTTTATCCAATTCTTCTTCATCAAAATCAGGCCAAAGAGTATCTGTAACATAAATCTCAGAGTAAGCTATTTGCCACAATAAGAAGTTTGAAATTCTTAACTCCCCGCTTGTCCTTATTAAAAGTTCTGGATCTGGGATATTATTATACAAATACTTTGAAAATTCTTCCTCAGTAATCTCTGTTCTTCCTGACCTTAAAATTCTATTCACAGCATCTAATATCTCAGCTCTTCCCCCATAATTAAAAGCTATATTAAAAGTAAGCCCACTATTATTTTTACTTTTTTCTTGAAGATTATCTATAGCTTCTAACAGTGATTTACTCACATTCTCTTTCCTTCCAGAAACCATAAATCTAATATTATTTTCCATAATATTTTTCTCTTCATTCTTTATATAATTTTTGAATAGAAACATTAAAGCATTTACTTCATCTTGGCTCCTTTTCCAATTTTCTGTTGAAAAGGCATAAACAGTAAGATATTTAACTCCTATCTCAGCTGCATGAGTTATTATTTTTCTCAATGCTCCTGCTCCCTCTTTATGACCAAAGGTTCTAGGAAGTCCCCTTTTTTTTGCCCATCTTCCGTTTCCATCCATAATTATAGCTATATGATTTGGTATTTGTTTTTCCATCTTTTCACCTCTCTATGCTTTGTAAATTGTACCATATTTACACAAATTTTTCTACTGATTTGTTTTTATGGCAAAAATAAAAAGGGGCTGTTGCAAATTGATGATTTTTAATCATTAATTTGCTCAGCTCTTTTTTTTACCAAAAAAATAGAAACCATTTTTATGATTTCTAAAAATTTTATAATTTTATTTATTTTTCTGTAGCACAAAAAACAGTTTAAATTTTTAATTAAATTAAACTGCTTTCAATGGATGAAGTGTTGTTCCTTTGCAGTTTCTTATCCTTCGGCTTATGTATCTATTAAAATTGTAGCCCATACAAAATATTCCTATCTCTCTTAAAACACTTCTTTTACCTCGCACTTTTAACTTTCTCAATTTCATATCTTCTTTTAAAACTGCGAAAGCTCCTTCAACTTGAATACTTCTATTTAATCTCAAACGTTTTCCATATTCGCTTGAAATATTTTCTTTTGATTTATCTGATAGTATTCTGAATCTCGCATTGTATTTTACTTTTTTCTCTGTTTTAGAATTAAAAAAATAATATATTGTCCCTTTTTTATTCGAATAAAGATAATTTAATTCAAAACCATCTTTTCTAAAAAGTTTATTTTCTTTAGAATTGTAAATTAAATTTTCAACTCTGTTTAAATCATTTTTAAATTTCCTTGTTTTTGATTTTTCAAAATATATTGGTTTTATATATGAATTATATCCATTTTTCTCTAAATATTCATAATTATTGATACTTTCATATCCCGCATCAGCAACTACATTTTTTATATTTAAATTTAAAGCTGATATTTTATCAAGAAATGGAATTAAAGTTTTTGAATCTGATGGATTTGGAAAAACATCATAAGCACAAATATACTCACTTATGACTCCTATCTGTAAATTATATCCAGGTTTTAATTGCCCATTTCTCATGTAATCATCTTTCATCCGCATAAATGTAGCATCAATATCAGTTTTAGAGTAACTATTTCTTCCGCGAAAATTAATAAAATGATTTGAATATCGTTTATATTTTTCTAAATAATCCATACATTTCTCAAAATATTTCTGTTCTTTAAACTTTCTATGTCCTCTTCCTTTTACAAATTTAATATTAATATTAGATAAATAGGAACAAATTTCTAAGAAACTTTCATAATTTTTATTAAAATCATTATTAAAATTTTCGATTAGAAGTTCTATTTTTTTATCTAATCTTGAACTATATTTTTCAACAGAACCTCTCCAAACAAAAGAATATCTGTTTGAATATGCCTCAATTTTAGTTCCATCAATATATATGGTATCAGTAGAAATATTCTCCATTTCAAAAATTATTTTTAAAAATTGTTCAAACAAATTAGGAAGTAAATGCTCAATTTTGTTTAAAAATCTAGAAATAGTAGAATGATCAAGAAGAGCCGAATCTTGTAAAAGAAATCTAAATTTGATATTTTCCTGACACGCGAGTTCAATATCTCTAGTAGAATATATTCCTCTGGAATAAGCATAAAGAATGATAGCAAACATTCTAATAGGATGCACCTTAGTTTTGTAAGAAAATACTTGCAAAAGTATAGAAAAATCCATTTCCTCCAAAATGGCGCTAAGTTTTCTTACAGGGTCATCATCAGAAATTTGATATTGTAAAAGATTAAAAATTTTAGGTTGAATTAAATTAAAATACATGTTATTATTAGTTAGGTTTGACATAGGTATATTGTATTAGAAATTTGAAAAAATTTCGAGTACTTTATACCTTTTTTTTATGTAAAAAAAAGCTAAAGAGATAAAAAATCTCTTCAGCTAAATTCAAAAGTTTGGGCTATTTAAATTTGCAACAGCCCCTTTCTATAATTTAAACTTTTCAATTTTTCTATAAAGTGTTGCTATTCCAATTCCTAGTTCTTTAGCACACATCTCTTTTCCTTCCCTCGATGTTCCATATTTTTTTAAACTTTCTTTTATCATCTCTTTTTCTACCGCTTCTAAAGTCAAAGTATTATTTACTTTAAATGAGGCTCTTTCTATTGTTTTTTGTTTTTTATTAAGCTTTTCTTCTATCTTCACTACTACTTCATTATCTAAATTGCCAAATTCATCTTGCATATTTACTAAATATTCTATAATATTTTCAAGTTCTCTAATATTCCCAGGCCAATTGTAATTTTTTAAAATTTTTAATAAATTTGAATCAACTTTCAATAAACTTTTATTAAAAGAGAGACTATATTTTTTTATCAAACTTTCTAATAATATCTCAATATCCTCTTTTCTTTCTCTTAATGGTGGTAATTCAATTTCTAAAACATTTAATCTATAATATAGATCTTTTCTAAATTTTCCTTGTTCTATTAAAGAAAGTAAATCAGCATTTGTTGCAGCTATAACCCTAATATTTAAATCTATACTTTTATTTGAGCCTAATCTTTCTATCTTTCTCTCCTGTAATACTCTTAAAAGTTTTACCTGTAAACTAAGTGGCATCTCTCCAATTTCATCTAAAAATATAATACCATTATTAGCTAGTTCAAATTTTCCTATTCTTCCTTCGCCACTTGCTCCACTAAAGGCTCCTCTTACATAACCAAATAATTCACTTTCTAATAATGTCTCTGGAATAGCACCACAGTTAATAGCTACAAAAGGATCATTTACCCGATCACTGCAACTGTGTATAGCTTTTGCAACTAATTCCTTTCCTGTTCCGCTTTCTCCAGTAATTAAAATAGTTGATGGACTGTTAGCAATTTTCTTAATCATTTTTCTAACTTCTTCTATTTTTTTGCTATTACCAATTATATTAAATATATCTGTTCTTACATCTTCGATATCTTTTTCTTTCATCTCTTTTAATCTATTTTTTCTTATTTTATCAAATAAAAATATCTCATACTCTTTATTCATAAAAGACTTTAATTTAAATAATTTTCCTTGAACATTTAATCTATTTCCTTCTATTTCTAAAATATATACTTGTTCATTATCTAATTTCTCTCTTTTAGATATTAAGTTTACTTTTTTTATGGAATATTCTAAATTTTCTTCAATTTTTAATTTCTCTATAGCGCTACTATTAATATCTATAATTTCTCTATTTTCATTTAATATTATTAAACCTTTATCATAATTATTAATAATATTTTTTAAAATATCTACTCTCTCTCTTTTATCTATTTCTTCTTCAGTTTCAAAAAGTTTACTTGAAATGAGATCACTTATTTGTTCAGTAAATTTTAAGTAAGAATTCATATTTCTTATTAATCTTTCTTTATCTTCCTTCTTGAAACATACTAACCCAATAACTCCAACTATTTTTCCTTTATAAAATATTGGAGCAGATATTTCTAACTCTTCAGTACAAATTTCTTTATCTTTACATTTTATACATAAATTATTTTTTCTTGGATCTTCTATCACTTGACTTTTCTCTGTTTTAAAAATAAAAGAGTATACTAATCCTTCACATTTTTTCTCTATATTTTTTTCAAAATATCCTGTTCCAGCT from Candidatus Fusobacterium pullicola includes:
- a CDS encoding phosphatidate cytidylyltransferase encodes the protein MLSRIIVALIGIPILIGVLYYGGLPLLLFTNIIVGIGAYEFYQMAEMGGKKPHKLLGIILALIIPNVLFFKELDMISFGVEGVIAIAIIIAISLRVLQNRVESSSVDLGETLLGALYPSILFSHILLISLLPNGGKWLLTAQIMVWVCDSLAYFVGMGIGRKFFNRGFNSISPKKSIEGSIGGTIFTILSLFLLDRYFDLAQGGMSILNVIILGVFISAVAQIGDLGESMFKREFKIKDSGKILGGHGGILDRFDSMLFVAPVMYYLLKFIIL
- a CDS encoding isoprenyl transferase, with product MEKQIPNHIAIIMDGNGRWAKKRGLPRTFGHKEGAGALRKIITHAAEIGVKYLTVYAFSTENWKRSQDEVNALMFLFKNYIKNEEKNIMENNIRFMVSGRKENVSKSLLEAIDNLQEKSKNNSGLTFNIAFNYGGRAEILDAVNRILRSGRTEITEEEFSKYLYNNIPDPELLIRTSGELRISNFLLWQIAYSEIYVTDTLWPDFDEEELDKAIESYNKRERRFGGVK
- a CDS encoding IS1182 family transposase; its protein translation is MSNLTNNNMYFNLIQPKIFNLLQYQISDDDPVRKLSAILEEMDFSILLQVFSYKTKVHPIRMFAIILYAYSRGIYSTRDIELACQENIKFRFLLQDSALLDHSTISRFLNKIEHLLPNLFEQFLKIIFEMENISTDTIYIDGTKIEAYSNRYSFVWRGSVEKYSSRLDKKIELLIENFNNDFNKNYESFLEICSYLSNINIKFVKGRGHRKFKEQKYFEKCMDYLEKYKRYSNHFINFRGRNSYSKTDIDATFMRMKDDYMRNGQLKPGYNLQIGVISEYICAYDVFPNPSDSKTLIPFLDKISALNLNIKNVVADAGYESINNYEYLEKNGYNSYIKPIYFEKSKTRKFKNDLNRVENLIYNSKENKLFRKDGFELNYLYSNKKGTIYYFFNSKTEKKVKYNARFRILSDKSKENISSEYGKRLRLNRSIQVEGAFAVLKEDMKLRKLKVRGKRSVLREIGIFCMGYNFNRYISRRIRNCKGTTLHPLKAV
- a CDS encoding sigma 54-interacting transcriptional regulator; this translates as MMLLKKIQNYIKQYVEVIANVLQCEVEIVDENLIRIAGTGYFEKNIEKKCEGLVYSFIFKTEKSQVIEDPRKNNLCIKCKDKEICTEELEISAPIFYKGKIVGVIGLVCFKKEDKERLIRNMNSYLKFTEQISDLISSKLFETEEEIDKRERVDILKNIINNYDKGLIILNENREIIDINSSAIEKLKIEENLEYSIKKVNLISKREKLDNEQVYILEIEGNRLNVQGKLFKLKSFMNKEYEIFLFDKIRKNRLKEMKEKDIEDVRTDIFNIIGNSKKIEEVRKMIKKIANSPSTILITGESGTGKELVAKAIHSCSDRVNDPFVAINCGAIPETLLESELFGYVRGAFSGASGEGRIGKFELANNGIIFLDEIGEMPLSLQVKLLRVLQERKIERLGSNKSIDLNIRVIAATNADLLSLIEQGKFRKDLYYRLNVLEIELPPLRERKEDIEILLESLIKKYSLSFNKSLLKVDSNLLKILKNYNWPGNIRELENIIEYLVNMQDEFGNLDNEVVVKIEEKLNKKQKTIERASFKVNNTLTLEAVEKEMIKESLKKYGTSREGKEMCAKELGIGIATLYRKIEKFKL